Proteins encoded by one window of Moorella humiferrea:
- the rodA gene encoding rod shape-determining protein RodA, which translates to MLERRHWRNLDYYFVGSVAAILAVSLAVLSSAGANMAPDPYYYVKKQLIWILIGLVGLFLVLLIDYEQLKRYHHALYVFNLILLAAVFLIGHQAKGAQRWINLGFFLLQPSEFAKTITIITLACFLDKRQGRLNRWQDLILPFVYVALPMLLILKQPDLGTSLVLLAILFGMLYVGGANPRLLLIIAGSGIAIAGLALFAHFRFGLPLPLEDYQLRRLVVVLNPYNDGQGGTGAGYHVIQSQIAIGSGGWWGVGWRQGSQAQLNFLPEHHTDFIFSVVGEELGFVRAVGVLGLYFILLYRMLRIAAHAKDMFGALLVSGVASTFAFHILVNVGMTTGIMPVTGIPLPLFSYGGSSMLANMLALGLVLNVNLRRQKILF; encoded by the coding sequence ATGCTGGAACGCCGTCATTGGCGCAACCTCGATTATTATTTTGTCGGCAGTGTTGCCGCCATATTGGCCGTAAGCCTGGCCGTCTTAAGCAGTGCGGGAGCCAATATGGCCCCCGATCCTTATTACTACGTTAAAAAACAGCTGATATGGATTTTGATAGGCCTCGTCGGCCTGTTTTTGGTGCTACTCATCGATTACGAACAGCTGAAACGCTACCATCACGCCCTGTACGTCTTTAATTTAATTTTACTGGCGGCGGTTTTTCTCATCGGGCATCAGGCCAAAGGGGCCCAGCGGTGGATCAATCTGGGTTTTTTCCTCCTCCAGCCTTCGGAATTTGCCAAAACCATAACCATCATTACCCTCGCCTGCTTTTTGGACAAGCGCCAGGGACGGTTAAATCGCTGGCAGGACCTTATTTTACCCTTTGTTTATGTGGCGCTGCCCATGCTGTTGATTTTAAAGCAGCCCGACCTGGGTACCTCCCTGGTGCTGCTGGCCATTCTATTCGGCATGTTGTATGTGGGGGGAGCCAACCCTAGGCTCCTGTTAATTATTGCCGGCAGCGGTATAGCCATTGCGGGGTTGGCCCTTTTTGCCCATTTTCGCTTCGGCCTGCCTTTACCCCTAGAGGACTATCAGCTGCGACGGCTGGTGGTCGTCCTCAATCCCTATAATGACGGCCAGGGAGGCACGGGAGCCGGTTATCACGTCATCCAGTCCCAGATCGCCATCGGCTCCGGCGGCTGGTGGGGGGTAGGTTGGCGCCAGGGGTCCCAGGCCCAGCTTAATTTCTTGCCCGAGCACCATACGGATTTCATTTTTTCGGTGGTCGGCGAAGAACTGGGCTTCGTGCGCGCCGTGGGCGTTCTCGGCCTTTATTTTATTCTTCTCTACCGTATGCTGCGCATTGCCGCCCACGCCAAGGACATGTTCGGTGCCCTTCTCGTCAGTGGCGTAGCCTCCACTTTTGCCTTCCATATCCTGGTCAATGTGGGCATGACTACCGGCATTATGCCCGTCACCGGCATTCCCTTACCCCTCTTCAGCTACGGCGGTAGCTCTATGCTTGCTAACATGCTGGCCTTAGGTTTGGTTCTCAATGTTAACCTCAGGAGGCAAAAAATCCTTTTTTAG
- a CDS encoding bifunctional folylpolyglutamate synthase/dihydrofolate synthase, translated as MDYRESLEFLKHLTKFGFNMGLERIEELTRRCGLPQERLRFFHIGGTNGKGSVAAMVTAILEEAGYRVGLFTSPHLHSYTERMRINGRSIPEERLAKLLTWFRPLLEEMVAAGCEHPTEFEVLTAAALKYFADEGVELVVLEVGLGGAIDSTNVIPASLVSCITNVGMDHMEYLGNSIEAIARVKAGIIKKGGTVVTAARRPEALAVIEDVCREKGATLYVVGRDVTWQEKGVSLSGGELDLKGLLNNYEGLKISLLGRHQLENAATAVTVIEAAVHHHGLMVSEGDIRRGLARASWPGRLEIMHHAPMVVIDGAHNLDGARSLSRSLKELFSYRHLFLVLGILADKEREKVVAELAPLADRVIVTRPNNPRAGDWQSLALMVRRLGVRAEVVADIPDALRHALDIAGPSDLICVTGSLYMVAEAREWLKKLKKEDSI; from the coding sequence GTGGATTACCGCGAATCCCTGGAATTTCTAAAGCATTTGACTAAATTTGGCTTTAACATGGGCCTGGAGCGAATTGAAGAACTCACCCGCCGTTGCGGTCTGCCCCAGGAACGGCTGCGCTTTTTCCATATCGGCGGGACCAACGGAAAAGGGTCGGTAGCCGCCATGGTCACCGCAATCCTGGAAGAGGCGGGCTATCGTGTAGGCCTTTTCACTTCACCCCACCTTCATTCTTATACCGAAAGGATGAGAATTAACGGTAGGTCCATTCCCGAGGAGCGACTGGCAAAACTCTTAACTTGGTTTAGACCGCTCCTGGAAGAAATGGTGGCGGCGGGTTGCGAACATCCCACGGAGTTTGAAGTCCTTACGGCAGCGGCCCTGAAATATTTTGCCGATGAAGGCGTCGAACTGGTGGTGCTGGAGGTCGGCCTGGGCGGTGCCATCGACTCCACGAACGTGATACCCGCCTCGCTGGTAAGTTGCATCACCAACGTCGGCATGGACCACATGGAGTACCTGGGGAACAGCATCGAGGCCATAGCCCGGGTGAAGGCCGGCATAATAAAAAAGGGCGGGACGGTGGTGACCGCCGCCCGTCGGCCGGAAGCCCTGGCGGTGATTGAGGACGTCTGCCGCGAAAAGGGTGCCACCCTTTATGTTGTCGGCCGGGATGTTACCTGGCAGGAAAAGGGCGTGAGTCTTTCGGGGGGGGAGCTGGATCTCAAAGGTCTCCTTAATAACTACGAAGGCCTTAAGATTTCCCTTCTGGGCAGGCACCAGCTGGAAAACGCCGCCACCGCCGTGACTGTCATTGAGGCGGCCGTACATCACCATGGCCTGATGGTATCCGAAGGAGATATCCGCCGCGGTCTGGCACGGGCCTCTTGGCCGGGACGGCTGGAAATAATGCATCACGCCCCCATGGTAGTCATCGACGGTGCTCACAACCTCGACGGTGCCAGGAGTTTGAGCCGCTCCTTAAAAGAATTGTTCTCCTACCGGCATTTATTTCTGGTTCTGGGCATTCTTGCCGATAAAGAACGGGAGAAGGTCGTGGCCGAGCTGGCCCCCCTGGCCGACAGGGTAATCGTCACCAGGCCGAACAACCCCCGCGCCGGCGACTGGCAGTCCCTGGCCCTTATGGTTCGCCGCCTGGGGGTACGGGCCGAAGTTGTCGCAGATATCCCCGACGCCCTGCGGCATGCATTAGATATTGCCGGGCCGTCCGACCTCATTTGTGTAACAGGATCGTTGTACATGGTGGCAGAAGCAAGGGAATGGCTTAAAAAGCTCAAAAAAGAGGATTCTATTTAA
- the mreD gene encoding rod shape-determining protein MreD, translated as MGMLLLGAAGLVLQATVLPAFKMAGVKADLLTVTLIIFAFLKGASRGGMLGFFYGLMEDLFLAKFIGLNALTRMVTGYLVGLSKEWLNQENLLAPALLAFAATIGQGILFLLLGHAVGFKYPWTAGILTVIVPMAFYNAGLALVGYGLYQGGTAWGIGKRKAGS; from the coding sequence ATGGGAATGCTGCTCTTAGGTGCAGCAGGACTTGTTTTGCAGGCCACGGTGCTGCCGGCCTTCAAAATGGCCGGAGTCAAGGCCGATCTGCTCACCGTGACCCTTATCATTTTTGCCTTCCTGAAGGGAGCCTCCCGGGGAGGTATGCTGGGTTTTTTTTACGGGCTGATGGAAGATCTTTTTTTGGCGAAATTTATAGGCCTCAATGCCCTGACCAGGATGGTGACCGGTTACCTGGTGGGTCTTAGCAAGGAATGGTTAAACCAGGAAAACCTGCTGGCGCCGGCCCTCCTCGCCTTTGCGGCAACCATCGGTCAGGGTATCTTATTTCTGCTGCTGGGGCATGCGGTGGGTTTCAAGTACCCCTGGACGGCCGGCATATTAACCGTTATCGTACCCATGGCCTTTTATAACGCCGGCCTGGCCCTGGTTGGATACGGCCTGTATCAAGGAGGAACGGCATGGGGGATCGGGAAAAGGAAAGCTGGAAGCTGA
- a CDS encoding redox-sensing transcriptional repressor Rex yields MKTLKIPEATVIRLSVYSRYLAQVDRRGITTISSGEIADGTGVSPAQVRKDLAYFGEFGTRGVGYNVKDLYWHIIKILGLNTTWSVVIIGAGNLGTALSMYGGFRERGFKVVGIFDNAPHKIGYRLNGVEVYPMERLKEIIEKEKAQIAIIAVPAEHAQEVADQLAETSIQGILNFAPCVINVPERIELRNVDLSVNLELITFNLALRRSLKGGK; encoded by the coding sequence GTGAAAACCCTTAAAATCCCCGAAGCCACCGTCATCAGGCTGTCGGTATACTCCCGTTACCTGGCCCAGGTGGACCGGCGGGGCATTACGACCATTTCTTCCGGGGAGATAGCCGACGGAACGGGCGTCAGCCCGGCTCAGGTACGCAAGGATCTGGCCTACTTCGGTGAATTCGGCACCAGGGGCGTAGGGTATAATGTAAAGGACCTCTACTGGCATATCATTAAAATCCTCGGCCTCAACACCACCTGGTCGGTGGTCATCATCGGCGCCGGCAATTTGGGGACGGCCCTCTCCATGTACGGCGGCTTCCGCGAGCGCGGTTTTAAAGTGGTGGGCATTTTCGACAACGCTCCCCACAAAATCGGTTATCGCTTAAACGGCGTGGAAGTCTATCCCATGGAGCGCCTGAAGGAGATTATCGAAAAAGAGAAGGCCCAGATAGCCATCATTGCCGTGCCGGCGGAACACGCCCAGGAAGTGGCTGATCAGCTGGCCGAGACGAGCATCCAGGGCATATTGAACTTTGCGCCCTGCGTTATTAACGTCCCCGAACGGATAGAGCTGCGCAACGTTGATCTCTCCGTCAACCTGGAGCTCATTACCTTTAACCTGGCCCTGCGCCGTAGTTTGAAGGGTGGGAAGTAA
- the mrdA gene encoding penicillin-binding protein 2, producing MGDREKESWKLRLSQRLKGFLGILIFIFLLLTSRLFFLQIVNAQEFSKQSAENRIRINPIEARRGDILDRNGQVLATSQPVYIVSLRSVPNQDLDTVINNLAALLQDPELTPAAIKELIANNPYRYQSTEIKRLPASDPEAMATVTRLEEHRQELPGVNIIEEPQRYYPYGPLAGHLLGYVGQITQEELETRKEDNYGINDKIGKSGIEAFLEYYNDGNLEMGLRGKKGAEQVEVDAANRKVRDLVTLPPTPGDTVQLTIDLKLQQTLEKAMDQVIAATKKQNPKAGGGAAVVLDVKSGAVLAMASKPDIDPNDFVNGSYAKKASYYNDPRLKPLFNRAIQGVYPPGSTFKPITAMAALDAGVVKPQDTIYDTGRYWKPGGITCWAVHGNVNMYRGMAVSCNTYFQWAGELAGIEKIDDVARQFGLGQPTGIVGLQGEAKGILPTPEWKKQINAPYWDRWLKNQEQRIEKKYVDLLAAAAPEEREKLLKQKEQELRQIRAEYQINYNFNTTWQPFNTYNTAIGQGDNNYTVIQLANYIATLANGGTRWRPYVVDKVIGADGSLKKEYRPEVMERVAVSQEAMAQVRQAMLAVTQSADGTAAFLFRDFPPDIKVAAKTGTAQTGLAGDDKNSDFHGLFVAFAPYDDPEIAIAVIIEYARHGGDSAGVVAREVFAQYFGLTDILNKPFYGVSVE from the coding sequence ATGGGGGATCGGGAAAAGGAAAGCTGGAAGCTGAGGCTTTCTCAAAGGCTTAAAGGCTTTTTGGGAATTCTTATTTTTATCTTTCTCCTTTTGACTTCCCGGCTGTTTTTTCTGCAGATTGTCAACGCCCAGGAATTCAGCAAGCAGTCGGCCGAAAATAGAATCCGCATCAATCCCATCGAGGCCCGCCGTGGCGACATCCTGGACAGGAACGGGCAGGTTTTGGCCACCAGCCAGCCGGTATATATCGTTAGCCTGCGCAGCGTCCCCAACCAGGATCTAGATACCGTTATCAACAACCTTGCCGCTTTGCTCCAGGATCCCGAACTGACGCCTGCGGCCATTAAAGAACTCATTGCCAACAATCCTTACCGTTACCAATCTACGGAAATCAAAAGGCTTCCGGCGAGCGACCCGGAAGCCATGGCCACGGTGACCCGTCTCGAGGAACACCGGCAAGAACTGCCGGGGGTAAATATTATTGAAGAACCCCAGCGCTATTATCCTTACGGCCCCCTGGCCGGCCATCTTTTAGGCTATGTAGGTCAGATCACCCAGGAGGAACTTGAAACTAGAAAAGAAGATAATTACGGCATCAACGATAAAATAGGTAAAAGCGGCATTGAGGCTTTTCTGGAATATTATAACGACGGCAATCTGGAAATGGGTCTGCGCGGTAAAAAAGGGGCCGAACAGGTAGAAGTAGACGCCGCCAACCGCAAGGTGCGGGATCTGGTAACCCTGCCGCCTACCCCGGGCGATACCGTCCAGTTAACCATTGACTTAAAACTCCAGCAGACCCTGGAAAAGGCCATGGACCAAGTGATTGCCGCCACCAAGAAACAGAACCCCAAGGCGGGCGGCGGGGCGGCGGTGGTCCTGGACGTAAAAAGCGGGGCCGTTCTGGCCATGGCCAGCAAACCCGATATAGATCCCAACGATTTTGTCAACGGCTCTTACGCCAAAAAGGCAAGTTATTATAACGATCCCCGCCTGAAACCCTTATTCAACCGGGCCATTCAGGGTGTTTATCCCCCGGGTTCGACCTTTAAGCCCATTACGGCCATGGCCGCCCTGGATGCCGGGGTGGTGAAGCCCCAGGATACCATATACGATACCGGCCGTTATTGGAAACCGGGGGGCATTACCTGCTGGGCGGTCCACGGTAACGTTAATATGTACCGGGGTATGGCCGTGTCCTGCAATACCTATTTCCAGTGGGCCGGGGAATTGGCCGGAATTGAGAAAATCGATGATGTGGCAAGGCAGTTCGGCCTGGGACAACCGACGGGGATCGTTGGCCTTCAGGGGGAAGCTAAAGGTATTTTGCCCACCCCGGAATGGAAAAAGCAAATCAACGCCCCTTACTGGGACCGCTGGTTAAAGAACCAGGAACAGCGCATCGAAAAAAAATATGTAGACCTCCTTGCCGCAGCCGCCCCCGAGGAAAGGGAAAAGCTCCTTAAACAAAAGGAACAGGAGCTGCGGCAGATCAGGGCCGAATACCAGATTAATTACAACTTTAACACCACCTGGCAGCCCTTTAACACTTATAACACGGCCATCGGCCAGGGGGATAACAATTACACCGTCATCCAGCTGGCCAACTATATCGCCACCCTGGCCAACGGCGGGACTCGCTGGCGTCCTTATGTGGTAGACAAAGTGATCGGCGCCGATGGTTCTTTAAAGAAGGAGTACCGGCCTGAAGTGATGGAAAGGGTGGCGGTTTCCCAGGAGGCCATGGCCCAGGTAAGGCAGGCCATGCTGGCCGTGACCCAGAGCGCCGACGGTACGGCCGCCTTTCTCTTCCGCGATTTCCCTCCCGACATCAAGGTGGCCGCCAAAACCGGCACCGCCCAGACAGGGCTGGCCGGCGATGATAAAAACAGCGATTTTCATGGCCTTTTTGTGGCCTTTGCCCCCTACGACGACCCCGAGATTGCCATCGCCGTCATTATCGAATACGCCCGCCACGGCGGTGATTCTGCCGGCGTGGTGGCCCGGGAAGTTTTCGCCCAGTACTTTGGCCTTACAGATATTTTGAATAAACCTTTTTACGGCGTTTCCGTGGAATAA
- the minD gene encoding septum site-determining protein MinD — protein sequence MGEVIVITSGKGGVGKTTTTANLGTGLASLGKKVVLVDTDIGLRNLDVVMGLENRIVYDLLDVVEGRCRLKQALIKDKRLDNLYLLPANQTRDKTAVSRQQMIDLTAQLREEYDFVLIDCPAGIEMGFKNAIAGAEKALVVTTPEVAAVRDADRIIGLLEAAEMEPPRLIINRLRPDMVRRGDMMDIEDMLEILAIDLIGVVPEDEYIVISTNRGEPAVLDKHSRAGQAYRNIARRLTGEEVPFLNWDAGNGIMARLRRLIGLG from the coding sequence ATGGGTGAAGTGATCGTCATCACTTCCGGTAAGGGTGGGGTTGGCAAAACGACGACGACGGCCAACCTCGGTACCGGCCTGGCCAGCCTGGGTAAAAAGGTTGTCCTGGTGGATACGGATATCGGCTTGCGCAACCTGGACGTGGTCATGGGCCTGGAAAACCGGATAGTTTATGATCTCCTCGACGTTGTCGAGGGACGCTGTCGTTTGAAGCAGGCATTGATTAAGGATAAAAGGCTGGACAACCTCTATCTGTTGCCGGCAAACCAAACGCGGGACAAGACGGCCGTCAGCCGGCAGCAGATGATCGATCTGACGGCCCAGCTACGCGAAGAGTATGACTTTGTCTTGATCGATTGTCCTGCCGGCATTGAAATGGGCTTTAAAAATGCCATTGCCGGCGCGGAAAAGGCCCTTGTTGTTACTACACCGGAAGTGGCCGCCGTCAGGGACGCCGACCGTATCATCGGCCTTCTGGAAGCGGCCGAGATGGAACCCCCGCGTCTCATTATCAACCGCCTGCGCCCGGATATGGTACGCCGGGGCGATATGATGGACATCGAAGATATGCTGGAAATCCTGGCCATCGATCTTATCGGTGTGGTACCAGAAGATGAGTACATCGTCATCTCCACCAACCGCGGCGAACCGGCCGTGCTGGATAAGCACTCCCGGGCCGGCCAGGCCTACCGCAACATAGCCCGCCGCTTGACGGGCGAAGAAGTTCCCTTTTTGAACTGGGACGCTGGAAACGGCATCATGGCCAGGCTCCGCAGGCTTATCGGCCTGGGCTAG
- a CDS encoding Maf family protein yields MNRLILASASPRRRELLARLGLSFEVHPSMVDETAFNYLPPALKVEQLALAKARAVARTIKEGLIIGADTIVVCDGRVLEKPKSREEAAAMLFALSGRTHTVYTGVAVVRAPGNEAKSSHAVTDVTFRRLTPEVIAAYVATGEPMDKAGAYGIQGRGALLVEGINGDYFNVVGLPLVKVTELLEQFGVDIWGGKGE; encoded by the coding sequence GTGAACAGGTTGATCCTGGCTTCGGCTTCGCCGCGCCGCCGGGAGTTGCTGGCGCGTTTGGGGCTTAGCTTTGAAGTTCATCCCAGCATGGTGGATGAAACAGCCTTTAACTACCTGCCGCCGGCCCTGAAGGTGGAACAGCTGGCCCTGGCCAAGGCCCGGGCGGTGGCCCGTACGATAAAGGAAGGCCTCATTATCGGCGCCGATACTATTGTCGTTTGTGACGGCCGGGTGCTGGAAAAGCCAAAATCCAGGGAAGAAGCCGCCGCCATGCTTTTTGCCTTGAGCGGGCGCACCCATACCGTTTATACCGGGGTGGCGGTAGTCAGGGCGCCGGGGAACGAAGCGAAATCCAGCCATGCTGTCACCGACGTGACCTTCCGGCGGCTGACCCCGGAAGTGATTGCCGCCTATGTGGCCACAGGAGAACCCATGGATAAAGCCGGGGCCTACGGCATCCAGGGACGGGGTGCCCTCCTGGTGGAGGGTATCAACGGCGACTATTTTAACGTCGTCGGCCTCCCCCTGGTGAAAGTGACGGAGCTTTTAGAGCAATTCGGCGTAGATATATGGGGAGGAAAGGGAGAGTGA
- a CDS encoding rod shape-determining protein: protein MIFARDLGIDLGTANTLVHVRNKGIVLREPSVVAIQRGTGNVLAVGEEAKRMIGRTPGNIVAIRPLKDGVIADFDVTQSMLRYFIEKSISKGFLVRPRVVVGVPSGVTAVEARAVREAAFQAGAKEAYLIEEPMAAAIGAGLPVYEPTGNMIVDIGGGTTEVAVISLGGIVTSRSIRIGGDEMDEAIAQYIKRMYNLMIGERTAEEIKIELGAAFFGDTEEDQARKNRTYAVRGRDLVTGLPKTVEVTATEIQEALAEPVAAILEAIKVCLERTPPELAADLMDRGIVLAGGGSLLWGLDRLVSQETGMPVYMAEDPLTAVAIGTGKVLENIEVLKRVLMPAQRFS from the coding sequence ATGATTTTCGCCCGGGATCTCGGGATTGACCTGGGAACGGCCAACACCCTGGTCCACGTCCGCAACAAGGGTATAGTCCTTCGTGAACCTTCGGTAGTGGCCATCCAGCGGGGGACGGGAAACGTCCTGGCCGTCGGCGAAGAAGCCAAGCGCATGATCGGCCGTACTCCAGGCAATATTGTCGCCATTCGCCCGTTAAAAGACGGGGTTATTGCCGATTTCGATGTCACCCAGAGCATGCTGCGTTATTTTATCGAAAAATCCATTTCCAAAGGTTTCCTGGTGCGGCCGCGGGTGGTGGTGGGGGTTCCTTCCGGCGTAACGGCCGTAGAAGCGCGTGCTGTCCGGGAGGCGGCCTTCCAGGCCGGAGCCAAGGAAGCCTATCTTATTGAAGAGCCCATGGCAGCGGCCATCGGCGCAGGGCTACCGGTATATGAGCCCACGGGTAACATGATCGTTGATATCGGCGGCGGAACCACCGAGGTGGCCGTTATTTCTTTGGGCGGGATCGTCACGAGCCGCTCCATTCGTATCGGCGGCGACGAAATGGATGAAGCCATTGCCCAGTACATCAAGCGCATGTACAATTTGATGATCGGCGAGCGAACGGCCGAAGAGATAAAAATCGAGCTGGGAGCGGCCTTTTTCGGCGATACGGAAGAGGATCAGGCCCGCAAAAACCGTACCTACGCCGTCCGCGGGCGGGATCTGGTCACCGGACTGCCCAAAACCGTTGAAGTTACGGCCACGGAAATTCAGGAAGCCCTGGCGGAACCGGTGGCTGCCATCCTGGAGGCCATCAAGGTCTGTCTGGAAAGGACGCCACCCGAACTGGCCGCCGATTTGATGGATCGGGGTATCGTCCTGGCTGGCGGCGGCTCCCTCCTCTGGGGCCTGGATCGCCTGGTGAGCCAGGAAACGGGCATGCCCGTGTACATGGCCGAAGATCCTCTGACGGCCGTAGCTATAGGCACGGGTAAAGTTCTAGAAAATATTGAAGTCCTTAAACGGGTGCTAATGCCGGCGCAGCGTTTTAGTTAA
- the mreC gene encoding rod shape-determining protein MreC — protein MGLKGRKLVIPLTLILVAAAGLYFLMRITPPQRDRLSNVEEGLRDFLAPVERVITLAVNKTGVLFTAVKNYGRLQAENQALQQEIAALRAAAVQMEEYRQENARLRALLQYTQVNRNNFDFTVAPVIGRSPSNWYHTITLGLGTRAGLMKDQVVVTTAGVVGRIVAVTPNTAEVLLLLDREGAVGGMIQVNRTPGVVEGSPDYRGYLQMIHIARDAPVMEHQVVVTSGLGGIFPKGLPLGTVVKVLPEPDGLMKRAIIEPAVDFDRLEEVLVITRVKGGQ, from the coding sequence TTGGGCCTGAAGGGGCGGAAGCTCGTCATTCCCCTCACTTTAATCCTTGTAGCTGCGGCAGGTCTTTACTTTCTCATGCGCATAACACCCCCCCAGCGGGACCGCTTAAGCAATGTAGAAGAGGGTTTAAGGGACTTCCTGGCGCCGGTGGAAAGGGTTATTACCCTGGCGGTAAACAAAACCGGGGTATTGTTTACGGCCGTAAAGAATTACGGACGCCTTCAGGCGGAAAACCAGGCCCTGCAGCAGGAAATAGCCGCCTTAAGGGCGGCTGCCGTCCAGATGGAAGAATACCGCCAGGAGAATGCCCGTCTGCGGGCCCTCCTGCAGTATACCCAGGTTAACCGCAATAACTTTGATTTTACTGTGGCCCCGGTCATCGGCCGCAGCCCCTCCAACTGGTACCATACCATAACCCTGGGCCTCGGAACCAGGGCGGGACTTATGAAGGATCAAGTGGTGGTCACTACCGCCGGGGTAGTCGGCCGCATCGTCGCCGTTACTCCCAATACGGCAGAAGTTTTGCTCCTCCTCGATCGCGAGGGCGCCGTCGGCGGCATGATCCAGGTCAACCGGACGCCGGGTGTCGTCGAGGGCAGCCCTGATTACCGCGGTTATTTGCAGATGATTCATATAGCCCGTGACGCCCCCGTTATGGAACATCAAGTGGTAGTGACCTCCGGCCTAGGCGGCATCTTTCCTAAAGGCCTGCCCCTGGGAACGGTGGTAAAGGTTTTGCCTGAACCCGACGGCTTGATGAAGCGGGCCATTATCGAACCGGCGGTTGATTTCGATCGGCTGGAGGAGGTTCTGGTCATTACGCGGGTCAAGGGGGGGCAATAA
- the minC gene encoding septum site-determining protein MinC: MCSSTGNETGAGTQQVTYKTFLVCRTIRSGQRYEYPGNVVVMGDVHPGGEVVASGHVIVMGTLRGVVHAGAEGDEKAVVLAFRLQPTQLRIAGYVSRAPDNEGPGNAEEPEIARVRDEAVVIEKYQPGGERRWISRSKIEEEEEQNG, encoded by the coding sequence GTGTGTTCTTCAACTGGTAATGAGACCGGGGCAGGTACCCAGCAGGTGACGTATAAAACCTTTTTGGTATGCCGTACGATACGTTCCGGCCAGCGTTACGAATATCCCGGGAACGTGGTGGTCATGGGCGACGTTCATCCTGGCGGCGAGGTAGTAGCCAGCGGTCACGTTATAGTTATGGGCACATTAAGGGGAGTGGTTCATGCCGGGGCCGAAGGCGATGAAAAAGCCGTGGTTCTGGCTTTTCGGCTCCAGCCCACCCAGCTGCGCATTGCCGGTTATGTTTCCCGGGCCCCTGACAATGAAGGTCCGGGTAATGCGGAAGAACCGGAGATCGCCCGTGTGCGGGATGAAGCAGTCGTCATTGAAAAATACCAACCCGGCGGCGAAAGGCGCTGGATTTCGAGGAGCAAGATAGAAGAAGAGGAGGAACAAAATGGGTGA
- the radC gene encoding RadC family protein, with protein sequence MPADLRPRERLLTAGPQALSNAELLAILIRTGTRTETAIDVARRLLSRPEGLQYLASASLEELRQEKGIGLAKAAELKAALELGRRLAAFNLSRTVVKNPWDVAGLLMDEMRFLDRENFRTVSLNTKNQVIGIDNVSVGSLNSSPAHPREVFKDPIRRSAAAIILAHNHPSGDPTPSQEDIMVTRRLVEAGRILGIEVLDHLIIGDGHFFSLKERNLI encoded by the coding sequence ATGCCGGCCGATTTGCGGCCCCGGGAAAGGCTTTTGACCGCCGGCCCCCAGGCCCTGTCCAACGCCGAGCTGCTGGCTATCCTCATCCGTACGGGAACGAGGACGGAAACGGCCATAGACGTGGCCCGGCGCCTCCTTTCCCGGCCCGAGGGTCTTCAGTACCTGGCGTCTGCTTCCCTGGAAGAGTTGCGGCAGGAAAAGGGCATAGGACTGGCCAAGGCGGCCGAGCTTAAGGCGGCCCTAGAGCTGGGACGGCGCCTGGCGGCTTTTAACCTATCGCGGACGGTCGTTAAAAACCCCTGGGACGTGGCGGGCCTCCTCATGGACGAGATGCGTTTCCTCGACCGCGAGAACTTCCGGACCGTCTCTTTAAATACCAAAAACCAGGTAATCGGCATCGACAACGTCTCCGTCGGCAGCCTTAATTCTTCACCGGCCCACCCGCGGGAAGTGTTTAAAGACCCCATTCGCCGCAGCGCCGCGGCAATTATCCTGGCCCACAACCACCCCAGCGGCGATCCTACTCCCAGCCAGGAAGACATAATGGTCACCCGGCGCTTGGTGGAGGCGGGCAGAATTCTGGGCATCGAGGTCCTCGACCATTTGATAATCGGCGACGGTCACTTTTTTAGTTTAAAGGAACGAAATTTAATATAA
- the minE gene encoding cell division topological specificity factor MinE produces MLEFLLRFFGRETTSSKKIAKERLRLVLVHDRAGVSPHLLEALKNDLIKVISEYMDIDTAGLEVSLNQENDSVALVANIPILRVKRTFKTGTETAAKA; encoded by the coding sequence GTGCTGGAATTCTTATTACGCTTCTTCGGGCGCGAAACCACGTCCAGTAAAAAAATCGCCAAAGAGCGCCTGCGTCTGGTGCTGGTCCATGACCGGGCAGGCGTTTCCCCCCATTTGCTGGAAGCCCTGAAAAACGATCTCATCAAGGTCATTTCCGAATATATGGATATCGATACGGCGGGATTAGAAGTCAGCCTAAATCAGGAAAACGATTCAGTTGCCCTGGTGGCCAACATACCTATATTGAGGGTCAAGCGGACCTTTAAAACCGGCACAGAAACAGCCGCCAAAGCCTGA